ACATTCCGCCGAAGCAGCACATCATGATGCCGCCGCCTCCCTTACAGCACGTGCCACACGAGCATTACAACCAACCGCATGAGGACATCCGCCCTCCTCCTGCCGAGATGTCCATGgctccgccgccgcctcgcCCGGTCAGTCAGGACACCTTCCGCATCTCGACGAGGAAACACAGCAACTTAATAACCGTCCCTATCCAGGATGATTCCAATTCAGGTGCTCGAGAACCACCGCCACCTGCCCCAGCACCTGCTCATCATCATCCCGAGTATCAGGGCCAGCCAGTGGTAACACACCCGCACCATATTATGCCTCCGCAGCAACATTATGCGCCACCTCCCCCTCCGCCTCCTCCAATAAGCCATCCTCTGCAGCATCCTCCCCAGGCGGCAGGCACTCCTCACATGGTGTATAGCCAGGCTCCTCCGCCACCAATGACCTCTGCTCCTCCTCCGATAACCCCGCCGCCTGGACATATCATTGCCCAGATGCCGCCGTATATGAATCATCCTCCTCCGGGACCTCCCCCTCCTCAGCACGGAGGCCCTCCTGTAAATGTCAgtgccccccctccccatcactATAACCCTAACTCTTTGCCACAGTTCAGTGAAGATCAAGGAACTCTTAGTCCCCCTTTCACACAGCCGGGGGGCATGAGTCCAGGGATTTGGCCAGCTCCCAGAGGGCCGCCTCCCCCTCCAAGGATGCAGGGGCCTCCTGCTCAGGCCCCTCTTGCTGGACCTCACCACCCCGATCAAGCCAGATACAGACCCTATTACCAGTGATCTGAGCAATTGTATGAGTAGAGAGTGCTATGAAGAGGATAAAACTATATACAGCAGCCTTTTAATTAATTATAtgggggttgttttgttttgtttttttaatactgtcGTTTTGACTGTAAGACGTTTTGGGGTTTGAAtctttaatgatttttaagCCTTGGCTGTAGGACTCTGACTTCAAATATTCTGTAGTGCTAAAATAAATGGCTTAGTAGACCACAGTTGCATTTTAACTGAACTTCTGTCTATAGTGTGGCTAATTGTCCTAAGGTGAACACTTGTAATATCACTTTCTGGAGAAAATGAACATGTGTTGTACCATTCTGaatattgtttttgtttaaatccGATGTTTAGTTTTCACTTGTGATACATTTTTGTTAACCTGTGTACAATAATTAAATTGAACTATGGTTGTAAAAGTGGTGGGTTTTTATGTGGAGTTAACACAGACACGGTTCCTGCACGCTGTTTCGGCTCTTAACATTTCCCACATGGGAAGTACAATGAAGTAGTTAGGAAGCTTTAGTATTTCTTACTAATATGTGCTGTTGCTTCAAATGAATTCAGGCTATGGTGAGTTTATGGCAGTAGGAAGCAGGCACGTGAATGCTGCATTTCAGGTGGTAAGGATTTTTTCTTAGTTGTTTTTAACATTCATTCTATATCAAAACCAAGATGAGATCAGAAATGTAGCTATATTGTAATGTGGACATAGAGTGGATCTGCTTGTTTctggtgtttggtttttgttttcagctagATTTGTTGCAGAAGATTTTGTTCACAAACACTCCTCACTGGTGTTCAATTCAAACCATTTAGTTTCGCTGTGGTTCTGTTGGTATGAAAGGAGCGGAGAATGGACTCGCCAGGTCTGTGAGGGAAGCAGGTTAGTTCTGGTGAAGTGTTAACCTCAGTCACTTCATGCTGTATGTGTAGTAGGAGCACTTCCCGTTTGGATGCAGGAAATAAAGGGCCTGAAATCCCTTATGTAgatataaaaaataacaacaaaagtGTCATGTCCTTTtatctgtttccattttgcGATACTGGTTGAATTGGACAGTCAGTAGGTGGTTTGGTTTAAAGATGGTGACGTATGCAGGCTCTGAGGGCTGTTTTGGCcccatatttgtttttataagcaCGCTGGGATATAATAACTCTGAGATGTAAATGTTCTCTGTCACTGCAGTTGGAATCTGAGCCCAACCGATAGAATGTACAGACTTTAGAAGTGCTTATCTCTGCATTTCCAATCAATGTTGTGCTGAACCTTTGGGTTGGTTctgcttttttgggggggttttggattggttttgtctttgcttttctcccaaATGCCACATTGTTAGCAGTGGTGCTTCTAGATGAGGAAATCcagtgttgtggttttgtttggtcTTTTAAGCATAGTCATCTTCAAAACCTGCATCTTGCGATTCGTTTGGTCAAGTTTTCTTTATCAAAGGACTCTGGCAATACAGCATCCATAATTTTGTGTGTAAagtgtgtatttttaattacttgagCGACTGGTCTTtagttttgctctgtttttgaCTTCTGTAGGTTTCTTTGTGATCACAGGCAAAGTCTTTTGGACGACCCttcaaagaaatacaacagcatggcacagctttAGGGACGTGCAAGTAAATTCTGGGGCGTGCAGATGGCAGTAAGTGTCATTGAACACAAAGTtaacaaaaaaatcataaaaccatgacacggGCTTTTAACCTTGAGAACTAAATCgttttaaataaaacaagcaaagaagaGGCTGGCTGCGGTAGTGTCCTGCGGGATGCAGCTGGCTGAAGATTGCATGCTTCAGCAGGTCTATAGGGGGAAATGGCTGccagctttattttgtttcagtaactCGTAAAAAGCAGGAGGAATGTTTCAGCACTCTTGAAATGAACGGCGTTGTGTGTTTTTGCTAGATACTACGCTGTCTTATTGTGAAACAGATGGAGGTTTCCTACCTGGGTCCGAGCTCTTCTATGAAAATGCTGAGGTAGTTCAGTTGGCGAAGGAGAACAGCTGGCCTTCATCAGAAAGCGCAAGAGGTAAGTGTGTATCACTGCAGAAATTGTGTGAGAATTTGGGGCTTTGTTTATATTTGAGGCAAAGGCGACCCCAAAATAGGACTGAATTGTTACCCCCAGAAATCAGTGGGACACCCGGAGTTGTTTGGTGCATTGAAAGTCTTTGAGAACTTACTGAACAGTCATCTCCTGCAGGAGGATTTGGCCTTGAGTCAAACTTTGGTGTGCTGCTCGCATTGGAAAGCCTACATCTGTCTTGTATTTACGTCTTGAAGCCTTAAGGTTCCCTATAAGAGCTACAGGGACTGCTGATACTTTCACATGTACAAAGATTTCGGCACGGGTTGAAATGTTATGTTAACAATctttctgtgtggtttttggGGCAATTCTTTTTCAGAATACCCATTGGTTTCCACTTGAGGTTCAGGAGTTGCATATGTGGTGTTCTGTCGTATGACTAAAGGCCTTAGAAGTGCTGAGACGTACCTTGAAGTCCTCTGGTTTCCGAGTGGTGCTTTCCTTAAGGAAAACATGGCAAACATTGTGATTGTGTTGGTTTTGTATGGAATATTTCTGTCAGTGGCAGCAGTCTCACTTCTGCAGTGTTACCAAGCAGATCTTTGGTTCTGCGGCACCTCTGATGGCGCTTAAAACGTGTTAGCTATTGTAGGGCAGTTTGATAATGCCTGTGTGGGGAATGAAGAGTTTGTTGGTTGTGTTCACCGCAGAATAACGTAAAGAACACCAGAGACGGCCTGAAGCCATCAGTGGTTCAGATGCTTCCTTAGAATTTCTCTTCAGTTGTCTCTAATTTTACTTAAAGGGTTGTTTGCACCCATGCGCAATTTATAAACGCTCTTAATTATGTGGCCACAtgctttggtttttggtttggctttgttttttgagaGTGCTGTTAACATAAAGGTTGGTGCAAACGTGTGTCATGtagtattttcccttttaagaaatgaaaatgaaacgCAGTATCTGTTCTAGATACAATCCAAGAGAGTTAGACATCCGTTCTGTAGGGggttttctccttttcacttACTGCTCTTTAAGGAGCGTTGAACTCCGTTTGTTAAAAAATGAGGTGGAAGGAGCTGGTGTTTATTTCATATCAGAGTTTGCCCACACCGCAATTGAGAGAGCCTGTCTGGCTTTTGTGCAGGGCCAGATGCTTCCAGGTGCCAGCCTTAGCAATTGCCTTCTCTCAGGATCGCATCTGAACACACCTCTCTCCTTACAGTGCTCTGCTAAACTCATGTCAGGTGCTGCACTGCTTCACTCTGGATGCACTGTGGCATTGCTGacaaaaaatatgcatatttgCATAGGAAAGTCATACCGTACCTTAGAAACTGGGGGCTACAGTGGAATTGCAACTTAATATTGAATGTATAGAAAGTGAGTCTGAGCTTTCTGTCTGATTCTCCAAGTTCCGGTGCTGTATGCAGGGAATGCAAAGCTACGTTTGGTTTTGTCTTGACTGCGTTTCTAAAGGAATTGCTGGTGTCACACAAGTTGCGCTTTCACTGTGTTCTACTCAGCAGTGCTACAGACAGTTCTTAGCCACTGCTAAGTCATCTTTACTTGGTAACAGTGCTTCCCCTGAGCACGCTGCTCAGGTGCGTTACTGTCTCATTCAGCCAGAAGACAAGCCCTGTTCTGGTGCAGTCTATGTCTCTTTGAAGGCTGTGTTGGAAAGGCAATTGAGTGACATTCTGACCTCAGTCTTCACAGTCCCCTCTTTTGGTATTCAGAGCCTCCCCACTTTTGTATTATCTTCCTGTTGTATTTGGAGCTACCTCGCTTTAATGTTACCTCCTAGGCTGGTTTCACTGCAGGTTTCTTCAGATGAGTCTGGATTTTTGTCTCTTCAAACCACTGTAGACTTTGTGTTTACAGCAGGAGATCGGGCTGATGATGAGCTGCCTTCCTGGGGTACTGACAAATGCAGCCAGCAATGGAGAGTTGCCATACGTGAACATAAGTTCGTAGCATCCCAAAGCAAATAGACGAGTTGTGTTTGGATCTGAATATGCTGTACATCTTTACTGAGCTATCTTCATGTTTTGCAGCAGACGCAGCAGTCACTGTGTTCATACACTATGTCTGTGGTCGTGTGCTGAAAATAAGTTTAATGACTCAGTCAAGCAGGTGTTGTGTAAACCATCGAGAAGGCTATATACAAATTATATACAGGCTGAAGATATGTCACTCCCAACTACTAGACTATAAATTAAAGGACTTCAGATAGTCGCGTGTTCTTTTGTAACTGTACAGGTTGTCTACAAACTGTCAGAATAATGTGGATATATGTACAAGTATATGCAAATAGGGCCAATGCTACTTGCTGCTTTAACTGTGAGTAGGTTGTCAGCAAGGTATGAAATAGAAAATCCAGGTGATTTCAGCCTTTGTGTATGTACATAAATACATCTCTATATATACAGAGACACTAACAAAACCATTCCAAAATTTGGAACATAATCGTCTGTAGTAAATCCTTAAGGTAGATGAAAACATCTATCGCTCTTCATGCACATCACCGTGTGTGCCTTCATGTTCTGGAAGTGGTGGTGTGTTGCTGGAGGATATTATATTTAGCAAATTAAAGCTAAAATTTCGTTTCCACAGGAATCTGtagggggggaaagaaaggaaatcagtgTCACCCTAGGTAAGGGATATTCAGGGTAGGGACTCACTGGTGAGTGGCATGTAAGCTGACTGCTCCAAAGCGTTTGCATGAAGGCTGCTGTCTGACACCTTTCACACCTCCTGCCCACACACCTCCAGTCTCCCTTCTTGTGCCATTTGTAGGAATGGGACTAATGATGGATCTCTGCCATATGGGCAGTGCACCAGAGGCTCCATGGAGACCCGTGAAGGAAGCCTTCTCTCTGCAGACCActcctgccagcagagccctgcactTCTTACTCCCGTAGTTGTTTGCCTCAAGTCAACTGGCACCAATAAATCATCTGGGTGCTTTCTGCCCTGGGCTGACACAGGGGCTCAGCGATGAAGATGTGTTTGGGATCTGCAAGCAGCTTTTGGTGACCACATGACCTACCCACCCGAGGCTGGAGTGGCGCTGGAGTGGCACTGGGGGAGGCAGGAGGCTTACCGTGCTCTC
The sequence above is a segment of the Excalfactoria chinensis isolate bCotChi1 chromosome 1, bCotChi1.hap2, whole genome shotgun sequence genome. Coding sequences within it:
- the CBLL1 gene encoding E3 ubiquitin-protein ligase Hakai isoform X2, with translation MDHNDNDLQGTNSSASLGGLDVRRRIPIKLISKQTNKTKPAPRAPRAMNRMPAKTQAGDEEFDFNEEERYECKGGEMFGNQRRFPGPIFWDYKINLLGEKDDTPVHFCDKCGLPIKMYGRMIPCKHVFCYDCAILHEKKGDKMCPGCNEPVQRIEQCVRGSLFMCSIVQGCKRTYLSQRDLQAHINHRHMRAGKPVTRPPLEPVHPPIAPPPAEIPERFIMPPEKHHMSHIPPKQHIMMPPPPLQHVPHEHYNQPHEDIRPPPAEMSMAPPPPRPVSQDTFRISTRKHSNLITVPIQDDSNSGAREPPPPAPAPAHHHPEYQGQPVVTHPHHIMPPQQHYAPPPPPPPPISHPLQHPPQAAGTPHMVYSQAPPPPMTSAPPPITPPPGHIIAQMPPYMNHPPPGPPPPQHGGPPVNVSAPPPHHYNPNSLPQFSEDQGTLSPPFTQPGGMSPGIWPAPRGPPPPPRMQGPPAQAPLAGPHHPDQARYRPYYQ
- the CBLL1 gene encoding E3 ubiquitin-protein ligase Hakai isoform X1 — encoded protein: MDHNDNDLQGTNSSASLGGLDVRRRIPIKLISKQTNKTKPAPRAPRAMNRMPAKTQAGDEEEFDFNEEERYECKGGEMFGNQRRFPGPIFWDYKINLLGEKDDTPVHFCDKCGLPIKMYGRMIPCKHVFCYDCAILHEKKGDKMCPGCNEPVQRIEQCVRGSLFMCSIVQGCKRTYLSQRDLQAHINHRHMRAGKPVTRPPLEPVHPPIAPPPAEIPERFIMPPEKHHMSHIPPKQHIMMPPPPLQHVPHEHYNQPHEDIRPPPAEMSMAPPPPRPVSQDTFRISTRKHSNLITVPIQDDSNSGAREPPPPAPAPAHHHPEYQGQPVVTHPHHIMPPQQHYAPPPPPPPPISHPLQHPPQAAGTPHMVYSQAPPPPMTSAPPPITPPPGHIIAQMPPYMNHPPPGPPPPQHGGPPVNVSAPPPHHYNPNSLPQFSEDQGTLSPPFTQPGGMSPGIWPAPRGPPPPPRMQGPPAQAPLAGPHHPDQARYRPYYQ